The genomic segment TGTATATTTGTCATCAACTGTACCTGAATCAATCCGGTAGAAGCTTCATGCGCACAAATCTTGTCTATCTCTTTTGGGCCCGGCATGCCTAATGCTATCACAATATCACACTTTTTCTCTTCGATCAATTTTTTACATGCCACGGGCAAATCTTTCACTCCTGGCACCGTGTATCTAATTATTTTGATGTTTGTGGTCATGTTATTCAAAGTGTTTTCAGCTACTGAGCCCATGTCATATCTGGCAAAAGTAGTGTCTACTATTCCCACAGTCTTCATTTTTTAATCACCTCAGAATGTTCAACATTCTCCATATATTTCTGAAAATTGTAAGCTTCTACAATCTTTGCCACAATCTTTCTGGTTCCATTTAGATCAGATTCTGAAAATTTGTCAAGTCTTACCACTTTAACAGTTAAGCCTATCTCTTTGCACTTTCTCTCTATTTCCTTTTCATCAAAAGCCTGGTCATATCCTAACACTATCACATCTGGTTTTACCTCAGCCACAGTTTTGTACATGTCATCTTCGTGCCCTAAAATTGCACGATCGACAGGCTTTAGATTAGATACCAAAATCATCCTGTTTTGCTCGTTAATTATAGGTAAATGCTTTAGTTTTTTCGCAGTATTGTCCCGTGCCACTACCACCACTAGCTCATCACCATATTTCCGGGCTTCTTTTAAAAAGTAAATATGACCTAAATGTAAAATGTCAAACACGCCTGTTGCCATTACTCTGACCAATTATTCCACCTTTCTATTATATCTTTTCCTTCTACGAATGTAAAGTTATGTAACTTTCCATATTTAATAGCTTCCGTTTTCTTCAATGACGTACCATCATCGCCCATCATCTCAACGATCGTGGTAGATGGTATTACTCCTGCCATCTGCGCCATTGCCATAGATAGTTCTGTGTGCCCTAGCCTCTCTTTAAGCAAGTTTTTAGAGGCAATCAGTAAATGTACATGACCCGGGCTTCTGAAATTTTTTCCAAACTCTGAAAGAGCACTAGATCCATCTTCAATCGCAAGATTCACGATCTTGGAAAATTCAGAAATTGTGAGAGCTCGATCTTTGTCTGGTATTCCTGTAAAAGTTTTACGATGGTTAATAGTAAAAGAAAAAGATGATTTTGTGTCATATGGAATGTCTGTGGGAGAAAGTAACTTAAATATCTCTAAATTTGAGTTCTTAAACAGATCTACAAGATATGGCATTCCAAGCTTTTGTGATACATTATAAGGAAGTGTAGTGCATATTAACCCACCACCATCTTTTCTCATCATCTTTATTGTTTCAAAAGTTACAAACTGAGACGCCACGGTTATATCTGTTTCCCCTTCTCTACTTTCAGAATCAAAAATTAATATCGGCTTACCTTCTTTGAGGTCCTTAATCGCTCTATCTATATTTTCCATATAGAGCGATATAGCTTATATTATTATTAATTTTTGGGTATATACTCATTTTTTGGTATATGATTCTGATAAATCTAGATAGCATCCACAAATGCAATGGGTGAGTGTTATCAATAGTTAATAAGGTTATACCTACAAAATCCATTTTCCAATATAATAAGGCATTGTTAGGTTAAGCCCTAACTTTACAAAAATTAGATAATATAATTTACTAAATTCCCTTGTTTTAATAGAAAATTTATTAACTCGTTAATATTATCTATTTACATAATATGACCTACCCTGATTGGGTCTTAAAATTTAAGACCAAAGGATCTCAAATTCGTGTTAAAAACAACAATTATTATCTTTACAAAGTGCATAGTGTTTGGAATAAAGAAAAAAAGAGAGCCCAACTTATCACGGACAAATATATTGGAAAAATAACTCCAGATGGCATAATAGTGCCTAAACATGAGAGAGTAATTGAACAGTTCAAGCAGGTTACTGCAAAAGAATATGGTGCTTCAAGATTTATCCATATGATAGGTGAAGATATTCTTAACGATCTTAAAAAAATATTTTCAAATGGTGAATTGATATTCACTATGGCTGCAATAAGATTTCTTCACAGTTCACCATTGAAGAATATGCAGATCATCTATGATACCTCCTATTTTTCAAATGTATTTGACATAAATCTCTCACCTAGAGTGCTTGGAGATGTGCTCAGAAGCATAGGCATGGATAGGGCAAGGATCGTAAGGTTTCTGAAATCATATCTGATAG from the Thermoplasmata archaeon genome contains:
- the ribC gene encoding riboflavin synthase, with product MKTVGIVDTTFARYDMGSVAENTLNNMTTNIKIIRYTVPGVKDLPVACKKLIEEKKCDIVIALGMPGPKEIDKICAHEASTGLIQVQLMTNIHIIEVFVHEDEAKDAKELAYLAKERAREHAENVYYLLFDPAHLTKMAGKGLRQGFEDAGAVR
- a CDS encoding adenylyltransferase/cytidyltransferase family protein, with the translated sequence MVRVMATGVFDILHLGHIYFLKEARKYGDELVVVVARDNTAKKLKHLPIINEQNRMILVSNLKPVDRAILGHEDDMYKTVAEVKPDVIVLGYDQAFDEKEIERKCKEIGLTVKVVRLDKFSESDLNGTRKIVAKIVEAYNFQKYMENVEHSEVIKK
- the ribB gene encoding 3,4-dihydroxy-2-butanone-4-phosphate synthase: MENIDRAIKDLKEGKPILIFDSESREGETDITVASQFVTFETIKMMRKDGGGLICTTLPYNVSQKLGMPYLVDLFKNSNLEIFKLLSPTDIPYDTKSSFSFTINHRKTFTGIPDKDRALTISEFSKIVNLAIEDGSSALSEFGKNFRSPGHVHLLIASKNLLKERLGHTELSMAMAQMAGVIPSTTIVEMMGDDGTSLKKTEAIKYGKLHNFTFVEGKDIIERWNNWSE